In one window of Astyanax mexicanus isolate ESR-SI-001 chromosome 18, AstMex3_surface, whole genome shotgun sequence DNA:
- the mrps23 gene encoding 28S ribosomal protein S23, mitochondrial, whose product MAGSRLEKFGTVYTRVRDLMRSGVIKESQKPLWFDVYTAFPPKREPLYVKSSKRIWPQKRDDHVPEIFYKEDEIRAKFFKVYGIESRPFDLSKTYFLSTCQRFVDKYSELESRGDVNPENLFEETAKALLAAGVLLRRVGGTGVRAKRTGPVLDEAVEQKDSTEASEEQEQSVPTESSTPS is encoded by the exons AGTTCGAGATTTGATGCGCTCTGGAGTGATCAAGGAGTCACAGAAGCCGCTCTGGTTTGACGTGTACACTGCTTTCCCTCCCAAGAGAGAACCTCTATATGTGAAATCATCAAAAAGGATTTGGCCACAAAAGAGGGACGACCATGTACCTGAAATCTTTTACAAAGAAGATGAAATACGAGC GAAATTCTTCAAGGTGTATGGAATTGAATCGAGACCATTTGATCTCAGTAAAACCTACTTTCTCTCAACATGCCAGAG GTTCGTGGACAAGTACAGTGAGTTGGAGAGCAGGGGGGATGTGAATCCTGAGAACTTGTTTGAGGAGACGGCGAAGGCTCTTCTTGCTGCAGGAGTTTTGCTCAGAAGGGTTGGAGGCACTGGT GTGAGAGCAAAGCGAACTGGTCCTGTGTTGGATGAGGCAGTAGAACAGAAAGACTCGACAGAAGCTTCAGAAGAGCAGGAACAGTCTGTTCCCACTGAAAGTTCAACACCATCATAG